The Urbifossiella limnaea genome has a window encoding:
- the ispG gene encoding flavodoxin-dependent (E)-4-hydroxy-3-methylbut-2-enyl-diphosphate synthase produces MSRFDLSRLEAAQKVPGKPRHKTREVRVGSRVFGGSNPIWVQSMTTTDTFDVDGTVKQIHALEEAGCELVRVTVPKPEDAGALSRIRERVGIPLICDIHFDYKMALAALDHPVDKIRINPGNIGSHERFRQVIRKAKDRGLPMRIGVNAGSLERELIDKYGFPCPPAIVESALRYIEMAESEGYHDIVVSLKSSDVLVAVEAYRLYAGLADYPTHIGITEAGKPPYAVTKSAAGLAPILLDGIGDTIRISLLGDPVPEIAAAFDILQATQRRVRRPELIACPTCGRLAIDLEKIIAELEVKLAGKKLPVKISVLGCVVNGPGEAKEADIGIAAGNGQGMIFRNGEMVRRVPEAEIVDGLMEELARWEVENADKIAAASPSRPGEAEGLGRRRLPVVAG; encoded by the coding sequence ATGTCTCGGTTCGACCTGTCCCGCCTCGAAGCCGCCCAGAAGGTGCCGGGCAAGCCCCGCCACAAGACCCGCGAGGTGCGGGTCGGTAGCCGCGTCTTCGGCGGGTCGAACCCGATCTGGGTACAGTCGATGACCACCACCGACACGTTCGACGTGGACGGCACGGTGAAGCAGATCCACGCCCTCGAAGAAGCCGGCTGCGAGTTGGTCCGCGTGACAGTGCCGAAGCCGGAGGACGCCGGGGCGCTGTCGCGCATCCGCGAGCGGGTCGGCATCCCGCTCATCTGCGACATCCACTTCGACTACAAGATGGCCCTCGCGGCGCTCGACCACCCGGTGGACAAGATTCGCATCAACCCCGGCAACATCGGCAGCCACGAGCGGTTCCGGCAGGTGATCCGCAAGGCGAAGGACCGCGGCCTCCCCATGCGCATCGGCGTCAACGCCGGCAGCCTGGAGCGGGAGCTGATCGACAAGTACGGCTTCCCCTGCCCGCCGGCGATCGTCGAGAGCGCGCTGCGGTACATCGAGATGGCCGAGAGCGAGGGGTACCACGACATCGTGGTGTCGCTGAAGTCGTCGGACGTGCTCGTGGCGGTGGAGGCGTACCGGCTCTACGCCGGGCTCGCCGACTACCCGACGCACATCGGCATCACCGAGGCCGGGAAGCCGCCCTACGCGGTGACCAAGAGCGCCGCCGGGCTCGCCCCCATCCTGCTCGACGGCATCGGCGACACGATTCGCATCTCGCTGCTCGGTGACCCGGTGCCCGAGATCGCGGCGGCGTTCGACATCCTTCAAGCGACGCAGCGCCGCGTCCGCCGCCCGGAGTTGATCGCGTGCCCGACATGCGGCCGGCTGGCGATCGACCTGGAGAAGATCATTGCCGAGCTGGAGGTAAAGCTGGCCGGTAAGAAGCTGCCGGTGAAGATCAGCGTGCTGGGGTGCGTGGTGAACGGCCCCGGCGAGGCGAAGGAGGCGGACATCGGCATCGCTGCGGGGAACGGCCAGGGGATGATCTTCCGCAACGGTGAGATGGTGCGGCGGGTGCCGGAGGCGGAAATCGTGGACGGCCTGATGGAGGAGTTGGCCCGCTGGGAGGTTGAGAACGCCGACAAGATCGCCGCGGCGAGCCCGTCGCGGCCGGGCGAGGCCGAGGGGCTGGGCCGCCGCCGGCTGCCAGTGGTGGCGGGTTGA
- a CDS encoding type II toxin-antitoxin system RelE/ParE family toxin has protein sequence MTYRFLDVARADLDDAAAWYEARQAGLGGELIDEVHAAVSRVLAMPLAYPKVAGCPRGREVRVVVPHRYDFLVVYEATASEVIIISVTHGRSARHQWRQRLP, from the coding sequence ATGACGTACCGATTTTTGGATGTCGCCCGTGCGGACCTGGACGACGCGGCTGCCTGGTACGAGGCCCGTCAGGCCGGCCTCGGCGGCGAGTTGATCGACGAGGTCCACGCTGCGGTCTCGCGTGTCTTGGCGATGCCGCTCGCGTACCCGAAGGTGGCCGGCTGCCCCCGCGGCCGGGAAGTCCGGGTCGTTGTCCCCCACCGCTACGACTTTCTCGTCGTCTACGAGGCAACCGCGTCCGAGGTCATAATCATTTCGGTGACACACGGTCGCAGTGCCCGTCATCAATGGCGGCAACGACTCCCGTAG
- a CDS encoding addiction module protein: protein MSDAATALLQQALTLTEDDRRWLADQLDATLGPAESQLPDDPAFRAELDRRLQSIADGTAVLLDGEQVMRELRARYARGPQP, encoded by the coding sequence ATGAGCGATGCCGCAACCGCGTTGTTGCAACAGGCGCTGACTCTGACCGAGGACGACCGGCGGTGGCTCGCCGACCAACTGGACGCGACCCTCGGTCCGGCCGAGAGCCAGCTCCCCGACGACCCGGCGTTCCGGGCCGAGCTCGACCGCCGACTCCAGTCGATCGCCGACGGGACCGCGGTACTGCTCGACGGGGAGCAGGTGATGCGCGAACTGCGCGCCCGGTACGCCCGCGGGCCGCAGCCATGA
- a CDS encoding UxaA family hydrolase — MSSVPLSEFAVHLRPGDNVAVARKPIPGGTALRLDGTTVTVSAPVKMGHKFAVRPIPDGEAVNKYGQVIGFAGRNIAVGEHVHVQNVKLGSFERDYAFCADLPAPLPPPAEYRTFLGYDRGSSRPDHQRYGTRNYVAIISTVNCSASASKYIAEKVRTSGILRDYPNVDGVVPIVHRGGCAMQYEGPDHRQLERTLAGFAKHPNIAGFIIVGLGCEIVQASHLVEAEGLIQIGGSKQPPTVITIQEAGGIGKTVDAGVKALAELLPRMNDVKRVELPAKHLILGTNCGGSDGNSGVTANPALGVASDLIVQQGGTTILGETTEIYGAEHVLTRRAVSKEVGEKLVERIKWWEWYTGVFGAEINNNPSPGNKEGGLTTIYEKSLGAIAKAGSTAMVDVVRYAEPVTAKGFVVMDTPGYDPVSMTGIVAGGANVCVFTTGRGSVYGCKPTPCLKIATNTPLYEKMESDMDINAGPILTGTPVEDVGREIFEAILATASGEKTKSELHGVGEEEFAPWSIGPTL, encoded by the coding sequence ATGTCCTCCGTGCCTCTGTCCGAGTTCGCCGTCCACCTTCGCCCGGGGGACAACGTCGCCGTCGCCCGCAAGCCCATCCCCGGGGGCACCGCGCTGCGGCTCGACGGCACGACCGTCACCGTGTCCGCGCCGGTGAAGATGGGGCACAAGTTCGCCGTCCGGCCGATCCCGGACGGCGAGGCGGTGAACAAGTACGGCCAGGTCATCGGCTTCGCGGGGCGGAACATCGCCGTCGGCGAACACGTCCACGTCCAGAACGTGAAGCTCGGCAGCTTCGAGCGCGACTACGCCTTCTGCGCCGACCTCCCGGCGCCGCTGCCGCCGCCGGCCGAGTACCGCACGTTCCTGGGCTACGACCGCGGCAGCAGCCGGCCCGACCACCAGCGGTACGGCACGCGGAACTACGTCGCCATCATCAGCACGGTGAACTGCTCGGCGAGCGCCAGCAAGTACATCGCCGAGAAGGTGCGGACGAGTGGCATCCTCCGCGACTACCCGAACGTGGACGGCGTGGTGCCGATCGTCCACCGCGGCGGGTGCGCGATGCAGTACGAGGGGCCGGACCACCGCCAGTTGGAACGCACGCTGGCCGGGTTCGCCAAGCACCCGAACATCGCCGGGTTCATCATCGTCGGCCTCGGCTGCGAGATCGTGCAGGCCTCGCACCTGGTCGAGGCGGAAGGCCTGATCCAGATCGGCGGGTCGAAGCAGCCGCCGACGGTCATCACCATCCAGGAGGCCGGCGGCATCGGCAAAACGGTCGACGCCGGCGTGAAGGCGCTGGCCGAACTGCTGCCGCGGATGAACGACGTCAAGCGGGTGGAACTGCCGGCCAAGCACCTCATTCTGGGCACGAACTGCGGCGGCTCCGACGGCAACAGCGGCGTGACGGCGAACCCGGCGCTCGGCGTCGCGTCCGACCTGATCGTGCAGCAGGGCGGCACCACCATCCTCGGCGAGACGACCGAGATTTACGGCGCCGAGCACGTCCTGACTCGGCGGGCCGTCAGCAAGGAAGTCGGCGAGAAGCTGGTGGAGCGGATCAAGTGGTGGGAGTGGTACACGGGCGTGTTCGGGGCGGAGATCAACAACAACCCGAGCCCGGGGAACAAGGAGGGCGGGCTGACGACGATCTACGAGAAGAGCCTGGGCGCGATCGCCAAGGCTGGCAGCACGGCGATGGTGGACGTGGTGCGGTACGCCGAGCCGGTGACGGCGAAGGGGTTCGTGGTGATGGACACGCCCGGCTACGACCCGGTGAGCATGACCGGCATCGTGGCCGGCGGGGCGAACGTGTGCGTGTTCACGACCGGCCGCGGCAGCGTGTACGGGTGCAAGCCGACGCCGTGCCTGAAGATCGCCACGAACACGCCGCTGTACGAGAAGATGGAGTCGGACATGGACATCAACGCCGGCCCAATCCTGACCGGGACGCCGGTCGAGGACGTGGGCCGCGAGATTTTCGAGGCGATCCTGGCGACGGCGAGCGGGGAGAAGACCAAGAGCGAGCTCCACGGCGTCGGCGAGGAGGAGTTCGCCCCGTGGTCGATCGGCCCGACCCTGTGA
- the cobA gene encoding uroporphyrinogen-III C-methyltransferase, with amino-acid sequence MSPPLQPDPAEPTVFLVGAGPGNPGLLTVRAAEVLARADLVLHDQLVPLRLLDVANPAAEKVCVRDLPGTHPDKYPHIHEMLIRYARAGKTVVRLKGGDPLVFGRGGEEAEALRTAGVGYEIVPGVTAALAAGAFLEIPLTHRNYASAVALVTGHELPNKPGNRLDWKALAAFPGTLCIYMGVARLPVIVAELLKHGKNPDTPAAIVERASTGEQRAVYARLADLEPARRNAGLEAPGLIVVGDPVAHRPAAAWWESRPLFGRRVLVTRPAHQAAGMVRRLEHLGAVVSQMPTVEIRPPADPAPLDRALAEVRDGGWDWLVFTSANGVHAVVRRLDELGRDLRDVGRVKFAAIGPKTADALREYRLRADVVPAETFSSEGLAAALAPHVAGHRVLLARANRGRDVIRVELAKVASVVGQVTTYDQTDTAAPDPGVLDALRRGEIRYVTLPSSRIAENLLAGFDDTIRGRVERGEVKLVAISPETGGAVRRLGYPVAAEATTFTIDGLIDALIRLVREEGTEHHP; translated from the coding sequence ATGAGTCCCCCGCTGCAACCTGATCCTGCCGAGCCCACCGTCTTCCTGGTGGGCGCCGGCCCCGGCAACCCGGGGTTGCTGACCGTCCGCGCGGCGGAGGTGCTGGCCCGCGCCGACCTGGTGCTGCACGACCAGCTCGTTCCCCTCCGGCTACTCGACGTGGCGAACCCGGCCGCGGAAAAGGTGTGCGTCCGCGACCTGCCGGGGACGCACCCCGACAAGTACCCGCACATCCACGAGATGCTCATCCGGTACGCCCGCGCCGGCAAGACCGTGGTGCGGCTCAAGGGCGGCGACCCGCTCGTCTTCGGCCGCGGCGGTGAAGAAGCCGAGGCGCTGCGGACGGCCGGCGTCGGCTACGAGATCGTCCCCGGCGTCACCGCCGCGCTCGCCGCCGGGGCGTTCCTCGAGATCCCGCTCACGCACCGCAACTACGCCAGCGCCGTGGCGCTCGTCACGGGCCACGAACTGCCGAACAAGCCCGGCAACCGCCTCGACTGGAAGGCCCTCGCGGCGTTCCCCGGCACGCTGTGCATCTACATGGGCGTGGCCCGGCTGCCCGTTATCGTCGCGGAACTGTTGAAGCACGGGAAGAACCCCGACACGCCGGCCGCGATCGTGGAGCGGGCCAGCACCGGCGAGCAGCGTGCGGTGTACGCCCGCCTCGCCGACCTGGAACCCGCCCGCCGCAACGCCGGCCTCGAAGCCCCCGGGCTCATCGTCGTCGGCGACCCGGTGGCGCACCGCCCGGCGGCGGCGTGGTGGGAGTCGCGGCCGCTGTTCGGCCGGCGCGTGCTGGTGACCCGACCGGCGCACCAGGCCGCGGGAATGGTGCGGCGGCTCGAACACCTCGGGGCCGTCGTGTCCCAGATGCCGACGGTCGAAATCCGCCCGCCCGCCGATCCCGCGCCGCTCGACCGGGCGTTGGCGGAAGTGCGCGACGGCGGCTGGGACTGGCTCGTGTTCACGAGCGCGAACGGCGTTCACGCCGTGGTCCGCCGCCTGGACGAGCTTGGGCGCGACCTGCGCGACGTGGGCCGCGTGAAGTTCGCCGCCATCGGCCCCAAGACGGCCGACGCCCTCCGCGAGTACCGCCTCCGCGCCGACGTGGTGCCGGCCGAGACGTTCTCGTCCGAGGGGCTGGCCGCGGCTCTGGCTCCGCACGTCGCCGGGCATCGGGTGCTGCTGGCACGGGCGAACCGCGGCCGCGACGTGATCCGCGTCGAGTTGGCGAAGGTGGCGTCCGTCGTGGGGCAGGTGACGACCTACGACCAGACCGACACCGCGGCACCCGACCCCGGCGTGCTCGACGCCCTCCGCCGCGGCGAGATCCGCTACGTGACGCTGCCGAGTTCGCGCATCGCGGAGAACCTGCTGGCCGGATTCGACGACACGATCCGCGGCCGGGTCGAGCGCGGCGAGGTGAAACTGGTGGCGATCAGCCCCGAGACCGGCGGCGCCGTCCGGCGGCTGGGCTACCCCGTGGCCGCGGAGGCCACGACGTTCACCATTGACGGGTTAATCGACGCGCTGATCCGGCTGGTGCGTGAAGAAGGGACCGAACACCATCCCTGA
- the tatC gene encoding twin-arginine translocase subunit TatC, which translates to MLSRKSQRSHEYPDDIFDDTRMTFGEHLEELRMRMIRALVGLVVLMCVGFVLDGIGSAVGNPKIGVGKPMFEIITDPVETQVRDFYYRRTLKAQEEKLKDKQTSAEDEVEGVRQKLRDNDNSLTVLTDDERRVLLGAPQEMPVMIPVEAFVPVFGAPKEGAPKEIITTLKVYPGYISSFSNQGDALVGAKGYLTTLSAQESLVVYFKVSIVCGIVLASPWLLYQFWAFVGAGMYPHEKRYIRIIFLPSLFLFVAGVLLCQFVVLPGAVKALLKFNEWLNIDPDIRLNEWLGLALILPLVFGLSFQTPLVMIFLNRIGLFSAADYLRKWRGACFVLALFAALITPTPDLVTMGYLFVPMFGLYLAGIVFCYYFPGFDPAAADEPAAEEIAV; encoded by the coding sequence ATGCTTTCCCGGAAAAGCCAGCGCAGCCACGAATACCCGGACGACATCTTCGACGACACCCGGATGACCTTCGGGGAGCACCTCGAAGAGCTGCGGATGCGGATGATCCGCGCCCTGGTCGGGCTCGTCGTCCTGATGTGCGTCGGCTTCGTCCTCGACGGCATCGGCAGCGCCGTCGGCAACCCCAAGATCGGCGTCGGCAAGCCGATGTTCGAGATCATCACCGACCCGGTCGAGACGCAGGTCCGCGACTTCTACTACCGCCGCACGCTGAAGGCCCAAGAGGAGAAGCTGAAGGACAAGCAGACGTCCGCGGAGGACGAGGTCGAGGGGGTGCGGCAGAAGCTGCGGGACAACGACAACTCGCTGACCGTCCTCACCGACGACGAGCGGCGCGTCCTGCTCGGCGCCCCGCAGGAGATGCCGGTGATGATCCCGGTGGAGGCGTTCGTGCCGGTGTTCGGCGCGCCGAAGGAGGGGGCGCCGAAGGAGATCATCACCACCCTCAAGGTGTACCCCGGGTACATCAGCTCGTTCAGCAACCAGGGCGACGCGCTGGTCGGGGCCAAGGGGTATCTCACCACCCTGAGCGCGCAGGAGTCGCTGGTGGTGTACTTCAAGGTGTCGATCGTCTGCGGCATCGTGCTGGCGAGCCCGTGGCTCTTGTACCAGTTCTGGGCGTTCGTCGGGGCCGGGATGTACCCGCACGAGAAGCGGTACATCCGGATCATCTTCCTGCCGAGCCTGTTCCTGTTCGTCGCCGGCGTGCTCCTGTGCCAGTTCGTGGTGCTGCCCGGGGCGGTGAAGGCGTTGTTGAAGTTCAACGAGTGGCTGAACATCGACCCGGACATCCGGCTGAACGAGTGGCTCGGCCTGGCGCTGATCCTGCCGCTGGTGTTCGGGCTGTCGTTCCAGACGCCGCTGGTGATGATCTTCCTGAACCGCATCGGCCTGTTCAGCGCCGCCGACTACCTGCGGAAGTGGCGCGGGGCGTGCTTCGTACTGGCGCTGTTCGCGGCCCTCATCACGCCGACGCCGGACCTGGTGACGATGGGCTACCTGTTCGTGCCGATGTTCGGCCTGTACCTGGCGGGCATCGTGTTCTGCTACTACTTCCCGGGGTTCGACCCGGCCGCCGCCGACGAGCCGGCGGCCGAGGAGATCGCCGTCTGA
- a CDS encoding cytochrome c3 family protein, which translates to MTADPHRRTNLRWLGVGLLVAAAAVGWWKWPRPVPPPAPPELATLFQEPEDGPPPAETNPGYVGPQACRECHAARVEGFEKTRHFRACWPAERGPMPASAFPAAYTPYAPPGARIEVSQRGGEYTQTVSRGATRHAGRIDLVYGSAGGADEVYFTWKGDRLFELPLGWLHPTGEWGEQRFDPNHPSDFTRTTTTRCVECHNTWLAHVPGTANEFRRSDSALGVTCENCHGPGRDHTAYHRANPARGGDGHATVHPGRLPRERLTDVCGQCHSNAMRAKGKPFAFRPGDKVDDHFYTLAATGRENDHVAGQAGYMRQSKCYTKSDTLTCVTCHNPHKPSEPAAVRAACATCHTPANCREQPKLPEAVRADCVGCHMPRYTRVAVNFHTAAEQYVFPVRPTDHRIAVHPMAREEVLWEHYRARPDAADKARAAELAAQLARHYASESERDAKEYRFFQAIGSAREAARFDPSPQATARVKAAVERKVSLDDGFYAAERDQAAGRTREAVARIEQLLKVKPNWASAQGKLGTLLATLGDRKAAVGHLEAVAGSDPDDPYGYNMLGWMAYLSGNPKDAASYFEKTDRLTPRSADVLYRWGLALLDLGDGAGAADRFARATAANPRHSGAWQGLSHARRQLGNAPAALDAARRAARLTRYDSADVLVSLADALAAAGNRPEALAAARRALAVAHEKQPNAIRAAERKLTELEGL; encoded by the coding sequence ATGACCGCAGACCCGCACCGGCGCACGAACCTCCGCTGGCTCGGGGTCGGGCTGCTCGTGGCGGCCGCGGCCGTCGGCTGGTGGAAGTGGCCCCGCCCGGTCCCGCCGCCGGCCCCGCCGGAGCTCGCGACGCTCTTCCAGGAACCGGAGGACGGCCCCCCGCCCGCCGAGACCAATCCCGGGTACGTCGGCCCGCAGGCGTGCCGGGAGTGCCACGCCGCCCGCGTCGAGGGGTTCGAGAAGACGCGCCACTTCCGCGCCTGCTGGCCGGCCGAACGGGGGCCGATGCCGGCGTCGGCGTTCCCGGCCGCGTACACGCCTTATGCCCCCCCCGGCGCCCGCATCGAGGTGTCGCAGCGGGGCGGAGAGTACACCCAGACCGTGAGCCGCGGGGCGACCCGCCACGCCGGCCGCATCGACCTCGTGTACGGCTCCGCCGGCGGGGCGGACGAGGTGTACTTCACCTGGAAGGGCGACCGGCTGTTCGAGTTGCCCCTCGGCTGGCTCCACCCGACCGGCGAGTGGGGCGAGCAGCGCTTCGACCCGAACCACCCCAGCGACTTCACCCGCACCACCACCACGCGGTGCGTCGAGTGCCACAACACCTGGCTCGCGCACGTCCCGGGTACGGCCAACGAGTTCCGGCGGTCCGATTCAGCGCTCGGGGTCACCTGCGAGAACTGCCACGGCCCCGGCCGGGACCACACCGCCTACCACCGGGCCAACCCCGCCCGCGGCGGCGACGGGCACGCCACCGTCCACCCCGGCCGGCTGCCGCGCGAGCGCCTCACCGACGTGTGCGGGCAGTGCCACAGCAACGCCATGCGGGCGAAGGGAAAGCCGTTCGCGTTCCGCCCCGGGGACAAGGTGGACGACCACTTCTACACGCTCGCCGCGACCGGGCGGGAGAACGACCACGTCGCCGGTCAGGCCGGCTACATGCGGCAGAGCAAGTGCTACACGAAGTCGGACACGCTCACCTGCGTGACCTGCCACAACCCGCACAAGCCGTCCGAGCCGGCCGCCGTACGCGCGGCGTGTGCGACCTGCCACACCCCGGCGAACTGCCGCGAACAGCCCAAACTCCCCGAGGCGGTGCGGGCCGACTGCGTCGGCTGCCACATGCCGCGGTACACCCGGGTGGCGGTCAACTTTCACACCGCGGCCGAGCAGTACGTCTTCCCGGTCCGCCCGACCGACCACCGCATCGCCGTCCACCCGATGGCGCGGGAGGAGGTGCTGTGGGAGCACTACCGCGCCCGGCCCGACGCGGCGGACAAGGCCCGGGCCGCGGAGCTGGCGGCGCAGTTGGCCCGCCACTACGCCTCGGAATCAGAGCGGGACGCGAAGGAGTACCGCTTCTTTCAGGCGATTGGCTCGGCCCGCGAGGCGGCCCGGTTCGACCCGTCGCCGCAGGCCACGGCCCGCGTGAAGGCGGCGGTCGAGCGGAAGGTTTCGCTGGACGACGGGTTCTACGCGGCGGAGCGCGACCAGGCCGCGGGACGCACCCGCGAGGCCGTCGCCCGAATCGAACAACTGCTCAAGGTGAAGCCGAACTGGGCGTCCGCCCAGGGGAAGCTCGGCACGCTCCTCGCCACCCTCGGCGACCGCAAGGCCGCGGTCGGCCACCTGGAGGCGGTCGCCGGGTCCGACCCGGACGACCCCTACGGGTACAACATGCTCGGCTGGATGGCGTACCTGAGCGGCAACCCGAAGGACGCGGCGAGCTACTTCGAGAAGACGGACCGGCTGACGCCGCGGTCGGCGGACGTGCTGTACCGCTGGGGGCTGGCGCTGCTCGATCTGGGGGACGGGGCCGGGGCCGCCGACCGGTTCGCCCGGGCGACGGCCGCCAACCCCCGGCACTCGGGCGCCTGGCAGGGGCTCTCCCACGCCCGCCGGCAACTCGGCAACGCACCGGCGGCGCTCGACGCCGCCCGCCGGGCGGCGCGCCTGACGCGCTACGACAGCGCCGACGTGCTGGTGTCGCTGGCCGACGCGCTGGCGGCCGCGGGGAACCGGCCGGAAGCCCTCGCGGCCGCCCGGCGAGCGCTGGCCGTGGCGCACGAGAAGCAGCCGAACGCGATCCGGGCGGCCGAGCGGAAGCTGACGGAGTTGGAGGGGTTGTAG
- a CDS encoding SPFH domain-containing protein → MGLWEKITGEFIDIIEWTEPSQNEVLSYRFTRYKNEIKNGAKLIVREGQAAAFVKEGQLADVKGPGTYTLDTKNMPILSTILGWKYGFESPFKAEVYFISTRQWTDQKWGTSNPVMVRDPEFGPVRLRAFGSYAFKVTDPATFLRELVATDPSFEAYEVTAQFRNAIVSRFVDVLGSSRIPMLDLAGNYEKVSKLALEKISPELAKMGISLTQFFVENVSLPPEVEAALDKRSQMGILGNLDQYAKFQSAEAIRDAANNPGGVAGLGAGIGAGVAIGGQMGSVLAGAAGAPGVVTPGNTQPYGAPPPLPTGAQYFAAIGGAQAGPFDTAGLQAQLAAGKLTRTTLVWKQGMSGWTAAADVAELAPLFAHLPPPLPT, encoded by the coding sequence ATGGGGCTCTGGGAGAAGATCACCGGCGAGTTCATCGACATCATCGAGTGGACCGAGCCGAGCCAGAACGAGGTGCTGTCGTACCGCTTCACCCGGTACAAGAACGAGATCAAGAACGGGGCCAAGCTCATCGTCCGCGAGGGGCAGGCGGCGGCGTTCGTGAAGGAGGGCCAGCTCGCCGACGTGAAGGGGCCGGGCACGTACACCCTCGACACCAAGAACATGCCGATCCTGTCCACCATCCTGGGGTGGAAGTACGGGTTCGAGTCGCCGTTCAAGGCCGAGGTGTACTTCATCAGCACCCGCCAGTGGACCGACCAGAAGTGGGGCACGTCGAACCCGGTCATGGTCCGCGACCCCGAGTTCGGCCCCGTCCGCCTGCGGGCGTTCGGCAGCTACGCGTTCAAGGTCACCGACCCGGCCACGTTCCTGCGGGAGCTCGTCGCCACCGACCCGTCGTTCGAGGCGTACGAGGTCACGGCCCAGTTCCGCAACGCCATCGTGTCGCGGTTCGTGGACGTGCTCGGGTCGAGCCGCATCCCGATGCTCGACCTGGCCGGCAACTACGAAAAGGTGAGCAAGCTGGCGCTGGAGAAGATCAGCCCCGAGCTGGCGAAGATGGGCATCTCGCTGACGCAGTTCTTCGTGGAAAACGTGTCGCTGCCGCCGGAGGTGGAGGCGGCGCTGGACAAGCGGAGCCAGATGGGCATCCTCGGCAACCTGGACCAGTACGCGAAGTTTCAGTCGGCCGAGGCCATCCGCGACGCGGCGAACAACCCCGGGGGCGTGGCCGGGCTCGGCGCCGGCATCGGGGCCGGGGTGGCGATCGGCGGCCAGATGGGGAGCGTCCTCGCCGGCGCGGCCGGGGCGCCGGGGGTCGTGACGCCGGGGAACACGCAACCCTACGGGGCCCCGCCGCCGCTGCCCACGGGGGCGCAGTACTTCGCCGCGATCGGCGGCGCCCAGGCCGGGCCGTTCGACACGGCCGGCCTTCAGGCGCAGCTGGCGGCCGGCAAGCTGACGCGGACGACGCTGGTGTGGAAGCAAGGGATGAGCGGCTGGACCGCGGCCGCGGACGTGGCCGAGTTGGCGCCGCTGTTCGCGCACCTGCCGCCGCCGTTGCCGACGTAG
- the ribA gene encoding GTP cyclohydrolase II, whose product MSHRTAAGFCPIDDALAELTAGRMIVLVDDEQRENEGDLVMAAEHVTPAAVNFIVRQAGRPCVAMSSANATRLGLDLLPGVHLDPTATPFTHNFDARDGVTTGISAFDRCRTIQVCADPASGPSDLVRDKGHMDGLIARQGGVLVRAGHTEGSVDLCRLAGLREVAFICEILNEDGSMARLPDLRAFCDRHQLKMCTIADLIEYRRRREKLVKREIALKLPTEFGEFDLFAYTSVVDQEPHLALTLGGVGVESAPGVVAEQAEPVLVRMHSECLTGDALHSMKCDCGPQLQLAMRKVAEAGKGVIVYVRQEGRGIGLLNKLRAYKLQTEEKLDTVEANRRLGFPSDLRHYGIGAQILHDLGVRDIRLLTNNPAKVIGLDGYGLRITDRVPIQIPPGEHNRSYLQTKREKLGHMLDQLDSAGN is encoded by the coding sequence TCGACGACGCCCTTGCCGAGCTGACGGCGGGGCGGATGATCGTCCTGGTCGATGACGAGCAGCGGGAGAACGAGGGCGACCTCGTCATGGCCGCCGAGCACGTCACGCCGGCGGCGGTGAACTTCATCGTCCGCCAGGCCGGCCGGCCGTGCGTCGCCATGTCCTCGGCCAACGCCACCCGCCTCGGCCTCGACCTGCTCCCGGGCGTCCACCTCGACCCCACCGCCACGCCGTTCACGCACAACTTCGACGCCCGCGACGGCGTCACCACCGGCATCTCCGCGTTCGACCGCTGCCGCACGATCCAGGTGTGCGCCGACCCCGCGAGCGGTCCGAGTGACCTGGTGCGCGACAAGGGGCACATGGACGGCCTCATCGCCCGCCAGGGTGGCGTCCTGGTCCGCGCGGGCCATACCGAGGGGAGCGTCGATCTGTGCCGGCTGGCGGGGCTGCGCGAGGTGGCGTTCATCTGCGAGATTCTGAACGAGGACGGGTCGATGGCCCGCCTGCCGGACCTGCGGGCGTTCTGCGACCGACACCAGCTGAAGATGTGCACCATCGCCGACCTGATCGAGTACCGCCGCCGCCGCGAGAAGCTCGTCAAGCGCGAAATCGCCCTGAAGTTGCCGACGGAGTTCGGCGAGTTCGACCTCTTCGCGTACACGTCGGTCGTGGACCAGGAGCCGCACCTGGCGCTGACACTCGGCGGCGTCGGCGTCGAATCCGCACCGGGGGTGGTGGCGGAGCAGGCGGAGCCGGTGCTGGTGCGGATGCACAGCGAGTGCCTGACCGGCGACGCGCTCCACTCGATGAAGTGCGACTGCGGGCCGCAGTTGCAGCTCGCCATGCGGAAGGTCGCGGAGGCGGGCAAGGGCGTGATCGTGTACGTCCGCCAGGAGGGCCGCGGGATCGGGCTGCTGAACAAACTGCGGGCGTACAAGCTGCAGACCGAGGAGAAGCTGGACACGGTCGAGGCGAACCGCCGGCTCGGCTTCCCGTCGGACCTGCGGCACTACGGCATCGGGGCGCAAATCCTCCACGACCTGGGCGTGCGCGACATCCGGCTGCTGACGAACAACCCCGCGAAGGTGATCGGCCTGGACGGGTATGGGCTGCGGATCACGGACCGGGTGCCGATCCAGATTCCGCCCGGCGAGCACAACCGCAGCTACTTGCAGACCAAGCGCGAGAAACTCGGCCACATGCTCGACCAACTCGACTCGGCCGGTAACTGA